DNA sequence from the Ailuropoda melanoleuca isolate Jingjing unplaced genomic scaffold, ASM200744v2 unplaced-scaffold7916, whole genome shotgun sequence genome:
AGTTGTTTCCAGGTGACATTGTTGGTCAGAAATGAAGTCAGTGAACCACTGAGCTGTTGCATTGCATACACGAGCATCTAGGGCCCACAGCAAGGCTGTGACAAAGTGAGGACCACTGAGGGATGAAGTATGAAGACCTGGTCCCACATGGGCTCAGTCGCCCCTAAGGTCTTGAATGTGTTGAGCCAACATGGAAAGTCAGAAGGTTCATCAAAGGCCAGGCAAGGTGTGAGCCAGGAGAGACCAGCACAGGAGTCAAACAAACATTCTAGAAGATTTGGAAGGGGAGTGAACGGGCAAGTCAGCAACCTGCGTCTCTGCAAACAGTGAGGACTGAGTTAGAACAGCACTTATCGGTGTCTGTGTGAGTCACCcagagagcttgttaaaatgcagactctgacTCAGAAGGTCTGAGATGAGGCCTGAAGAGCTGTAGGTCCAACAAGCTCCAGATGGTGCCAATGCCATGGGCCCACAGATGGCAGCAATCGGGGAGGGCCTCACATGGGGAGTCAACTGATGCCTGTGGCATAGAGGAGACCATGGTGCTAAACCCAGTAAATGGAGACAACAGGGTCGGATTTACACAGCGTAGTTTACCCATGACATTTCACCCTTAGAGACAGCTGCACCTGTTGGGGCTGACAGTTCTACCCGAGGGCTGCTCAACCTCTAGCAGCCCAGAAATCTCAGCCATGACCCTAGGAGATCCCTGCAGAGCCACGAGGAGCTGAAACATGTGCTGTTCCTACTTGTTCAAGAACTCAAATGCCAACAGAATGGCaatatgcttcaattaaaaaaaaaggcaagaaagaaaaacaaccctcAAAACTCTATTACCTTCTGCCATAAACTTTTTTCTAGAATATAATACTGTGTGCCTTGACTGCAAACCAAGTCTGAAGTTTCGTGCTATAGATTCCATCAGGAGGGAAGGAGCCCCTCACATGTAGCAGGTGTTTGTGTTGGGGAGTCCGTGCTTGTGCACAGCCATGACCCCTGCACGTGTGATGGATGCATTCTCACACCATCCATGCACACCCAGGTCTTAGACACCGTGGCACAGGACACACTTTGGTTGATGTTTGTGTTATTTGAGCACTGACCGTATGGGTTGGGTTTTTCATGTTTCACCTTCAAAGTCTTGAATGATGCTTGAAATAGTCCATTTCTTTTCAATAGAACTTCAGATCTTAGTGAGTTCTGGGACTTTGGATTTGACGAATGAACCTgcacaatgataataataacgaAGGCTCCCATTTATCGAGCACCTGCTATATTCCAAGCACGGGCTTTAGAAATATGTTCCATCATCACTAAAATTCCACCAGCTGTGGGCATTatgcctattttatagataaactaTTTACAGATTATTTCTagattcccattttatagaagactAACCAAGGCCAGGGGTACTTGTCGGGGCAGGGCGGGCATCGGGTTTCACGTGTTCGGTCAAGTGTGAATACCCCCAGGTTGTTCTCTCACTGATGTCCAGGAAAGCAGAGTAATGGGGCTCTTCCTAAGTGCTCTTCCAGCCTCTTCCCAGTACCCCTGCCCTGCCGTGGAGACACAGCCAGGCCAGAGTGCCCAGGAACTTCCCACCAACCCAGAGGGGACATCTGACCCGCATCCCGTTCTCTAAGTGagcgccaccccctcccccgcactcCCGCCGCCTTGTCCGTCCAGGCCAGAGGCTGCTCTCCCCCCTCCAGGCTTCGGGGGTCATGGcgaagggcaggggagaggcgaGTGTCAACGGGGCAGCAGGTTCTCTTTAATGCGGGGCGGTCTCTTCCTGCTCTGCATCTCCAGGCTGGCTTCCGTGGCGACTTCATCAGCGGCAAGCTGctaattaaatttcatatttatgttcagaaaataaaatcattggaCCTTTTTGAAATAGGATTTTATGAGTTTTGGCTCTGGCAGCTGAGTCAGCAGTCAAGGGCCTGCACTGTTTAGAACTACGGTTTCAAGGCggagataaataaaacaaataacccgGGGGAAGAGGTTGAATCCTGCATCCTTAGGCGGGCCCTAACACATTTCGGGGCCTTGGCAGGAGAAACCCAGGCCTCTGGGGTGCGGCTGGCACGCCAAAGCGCCAGTCCACATTGGGCGTGTTTTGTGTCCGGGGTCCCCCGGCCCCCGCGAGGCTGTTTTTATTACAGAGCCGgatgttttgcctttttttttttttcttcttgccataCTAGAGAAATCATCCTTCACCTACAACTCAGACTCAAACCTCCCAGGATGTGTGTGCAGGAAGCTGTAGGAGGCCACTTCCTCTCACATGTCACTTAGCTCCTGCCGGCTCCCCGGGAGGGGCTCAGAGCAGCTCAACTAACCCCTCTTCTCCGCAGCTGTCCGTGAGAATtcagctccctctgccctgccgtGCGGGCACCCCTCGTGCTGCGCCCCTGACGAACCCAGTGGGCATCTCATCTGGTCCAGGAGAGAATTCTACCGACTACGTTCTGGTCTCTCTGGTGGGGAGTGTCTTAGAATCCTGGGGACAGAAGGACTTGAAGGGTACCTGGCCCCACCCTGCAATATGCGTGGACCCCCTTTCCCCTGAAGCCCCTTGGGGACTGGACAGCTTCCCTCATCCTGGTTCTGGTGGGTTTATCTCCGCTTCGAAGGATCCGCTTTCTCCgcgggaagaagaaaaatgtggagtAATGGAAAGACCAGTGTGCAGAAGTAGAGAAGACCGGGATCGGtccctgcacctcccccaccaccctgtgGGGTCCAGGCCCTGGTGTCCAGACCTGCTTCTGCAACATGAAGAGTAAAGCGACCTCCCCCACAGGGCGGGCGTGGGCAAAGCCACCTGCGGGAGTGCCCACGGAGGGCCCAGCTGAGTAGCGTTCATTCAGCGAGTATGCCATCCCACCTGTTGGTGCTTGCATTCACGGTGTGGGTGGCTGAAATGGCACCAAAGACCCCTCCCAGCTCTGACATCCCATTACCTTGTGCTCTGACCATCTAGGATGGAAGCGTCACTCTGGCACTCCCTTTCCGTTGATTTGCTGGCAAGTCAGGGAGTCGCCCCCCAGTTGACGGCATTCTGGCGATGCCCACAGCAGAGCAGGCAGACGGAGGCCCTGTTCCTGTGGGAGACATGGGGGCACGCCTTCTGTCCCACGCAGAGCCAGCCGGTGAACCCTCCCCAGAATTCACGCGTGGAAGCCCTAAGCCCCGGTGGggtggtgtttggaggtggggccctcGTGATGCGATTGGGGGTCTTataggaagaggaggagatgggagagctctctttctgagctcacaccaaggaaaggccagGTGAGGACAGCATGGGAGGGTGGCTGTCCATGACCATGGAGAGGTCTCTCGCCAGACACTgaacctgccagcaccttgaccttgcaCGTCCCACACTGCTGAACTGTGGGAGATGAATgactgttgtttaagccccccagtctgagGGACGTTGCTGTAGGAGCAGGAGCAGACGAAGACAccgtgtgacctcaggcaagtcctACGACTCCTCCGAGCCTCGGCTTCCAGGTAGCAATGGCAGTGGCCACACAGGACCACCGGCCATGAAAGGGTTTGCAGCTAAGCACAACTTCCCTTCTGTGGTGTTTGGGGAGGACAGAATGGGAGGATGAGAACTGGAAGAAGAAGGATCCAGCTTTCCCTAGGAGGTTCTCCTGAACGTCCTCCCCTGCCCAGAGAGGGGGACATGCTTACCTCCTTCCTAGTCCTTCCTGCTCACACCAACAGTGATGCCATCAGCACCTCGAATATGGGAGCATGACCAGGAGAGGCCAAAACCCCTTTCTGTCCTCAGGAAGGAGGCTGGTCCTCTGAACAGAGCAAGGCAGGGCCATCCCCGACAGGAGATCACACAGCGTCAGGCCCCGAGAGCTGACCACATGCAGGCACTGGGCTCATGTTCTCCAAACTTCACCTCTTCATCCTCACGCCCTGGGTGACGCTGGCACAGTCATTGTCCCCATGCGACAGTGGAGACCCTGAGGGCTCAGGGGATGCCCTGCAGACCAGCCCACCTGCCATGCCTGGAGGCTGACCCGAGTGAGCCCCGTGCATGAGCTCCCTGACCCTTGGCTTCTGCGTGCTGTGGCTGTGGCGGATGGGAGCACTAAGGGATGACAGAGGTCAGGCAGTGAGTTCCGAGGGGTGGCCGTGCCCCTCTCCTGAAGGCTGAGCTCTGCCAGGCagccctccccctcactccctccagcCCTTGAGTCCGTGCAAGAGCTCCTGACGGGTTGCGGGGCTGTTCCCTTCCTGATGTGGCCGTAACAAATGACCATAAACATCACTTGGCTTAACACGAAACAGACATGTTCTCACAGTCTTAGACGCCAGAAGTCTGATCAAGGTGAGCACAAGGCAGGGCCCCACTTCCCCCGGGCACTCCAGGGAAGggtccccactgccccctgcaGCTTCGAGTGGCTCCGAGTTNCACCAGGCAGCCatccccctcactccctccagcCCTTGAGTCCGTGCAAGAGCTCCTGACGGGTTGCGGGGCTGTTCCCTTCCTGATGTGGCCGTAACAAATGACCATAAACATCACTTGGCTTAACACGAAACAGACATGTTCTCACAGTCTTAGACGCCAGAAGTCTGATCAAGGTGAGCACAAGGCAGGGCCCCACTTCCCCCGGGCACTCCAGGGAAGggtccccactgccccctgcaGCTTCGAGTGGCTCCGAGTTCCTCAGCCTGTGGCCACACGCCACACGGCGGCTTCCTTGGTCACATGGGgatctttcctctgtgtttgtgtttatCACTGGATTTGGGGCCCCCCCAATCCAGGGAGGCCTCGACTTACGTGCACCTACAatgaccctctttccaaatacgGCCACGTTCTGAAGAGAGGGACACTGTCCAACCCAGTATGCGTGGGAGGGCATCAACGGATGAGAggtccagggagaggggaaggccgGCGCCAGAAGTGTGGCCCAGGCCGGTGTCACCACTCCGTACATCCCAACCCCACTCCCTGAGCGCTGACGGCGGTGTGGAGCTGCTGGCACTCTCNTGTAACAAGTGACCATAAACCACTTGGCTCAACACGAAACAGACATGTTCTCACAGTCTTAGACGCCAGAAGTCTGATCAAAGTGAGCGCAAGGCAGGGCCCCACTTCCCCCGGGCACTCCAGGGAAGggtccccactgccccctgcaGCTTCGAGCGGCTCTGAGTTCCTCGGCCTGTGGCCACACGCCCCACGGCGGCTTCCTTGGTCACATGGGCATCTTTCCGCTGTGTTTGTGTTTATCACTGGATTTGGGGCCCCCCCAATCCAGGGAGGCCTCGACTTACGTGCACCTACAatgaccctctttccaaatacgGCCACGTTCTGAAGAGAGGGACACTGTCCAACCCAGTACGCGTGGGAGGGCATCAACAGATGAGAggtccagggagaggggaaggccgGCGCCAAAAGTGTGGCCCGGGCCGGTGTCACCACTCCGCACATCCCAACCCCACTCCCTGAGTGCTGACGGCGGTGTGGAGCTGCTGGCACTCTCAGCCACTCCGGCTGGAGGGCAGGGTGCCCTGGCCAACTTGGAAAACGGATATATTGTACACCGACCCCATGATCCAACCATTCTAATCCCAGGTGTTTATTCCAAAGAAATGACAACACACGTCCACATGAAGATTTGGCCAAAAATGTCCCTGACAAGTGAACTTGGGAcaccacccaaatgtccaccaagagGCGAACGGATAAACCATGGGACACACTAGCCGGTGACACGTACCACAAACGCACACACCTTGAGGTGCTGAGCGAAACAAACCAGGCCCTAAAAGTGCGTCGTGCACTTCTCCAGCTTTCTGTGACAGAAATCCCAGGACTGGGGGGGGGACACAGGATGGAAAGGGCCATGAAGGAACTTTCTAGGGTGTTGGCCATACTCTACTTCTTAATTGGTCATAAAGGTGTCTTCTTttcaaaactcactgaactgtGTACTTAGGATGCATGCCGCCTGACCTGACCGCAGTATTTGAGGAAAGGATAGAGGGACCAGAAAGTTCTCTGGCGATCCACACAGGCTGGGACATAGGAGGGAGGCTGAAGTGGTGTGGGGCTCGGGGCGCCCAGGCTGGGACgctgtggaggaggggagggaaggggagcttCTAGGAAGGGGGTGGGCCGGCCTGTCTGGATCACCAGCGTGTGTGTGCTTCACCTGGGTCCCTCCACCCACAGCTTCCGTTGCCCCCATTTCCCCAATAGGACAcggccctctgctcccccaggggAATGGGGTGATCAGAGTCCGTGGGCAGCCCACAGGgtaagaaggcagagaagacatGGGTggtcacagaggcagagaggatccgGGTCAGTGGCCCACCATGGATGTTTGAGGAGAAAAGAGTAGGATGGGGTGTTTGGCTCTGGGCAGCTCAATGTGAGCCTTGCAGAAGCATCTTCCCTGGAATGTTCTAGACCCCTGACGCCTGCTAGCCAGGCTTCCCCCTTGGTGCAGGTCATAGGCAGGGGACCGCAGTGTCCTGGGTGAGCGGCAGGAGCCAGCAGAAGGGGACAGCGCGAGTGATGCCAGGCTCCTGCCcacacctccctccacccctgaaCCCCCTTCCTCTCTGCGCCCCACTGACAGATGTGGCCCCACCTGCCAGAGAGAGCAGTGCCCCCTCTGCATCTCCCAGCCTCCCCGCTCTGTGGAAAGTCACCCACAGACTCTgctcagaacaaaaataaaaagggaagtattgcagccccccagcccccacctctgcccctgctAAAAATAGAGGCGGCCTCCAAGGGGGGTGTTGTGTGGGCTTCCGGGGGAGGCCGCTGCTCCCTGCAGCATCAGCATTTTCTGGGGGCCTAGCAGGCCATGCGCTGGAGGAGCGGGAGTTTGAGGGGAACACGCAGAGAGTCCCCCTAGGCAGACCCAGGACCGAGCTAGTTTGCAAACACGTATGTGTCCCGACTGGCCGGTCCTGTTGCTCGGAGCCATGTGGGTGCGGAGCTTGGGAAGCCACATCCttgtcagggagggcttctgcagcaggctggggctgctgggtgaCCCCCGCAGCCCCCACCTCATCCCTCTTGCTCTCGTCCACACCACCTTGTGTCTCACAGCTTCATGCTTGTTCCTTTTCGTTTCTTGATTTCTGAAACAACACGGTGGGTCCCCACAGCTGCAGCTGGGACAACTATTTTATGCTGTCACTTCAATTGCACAGAGTGTGGAATGGAGCCCAGAGAAGGCCCTCGATAGAGGCCTGATAGANTGCCTGGTCGATTTGGACCAGAACGCTCTCGTTTTTATGTGCTGGGTTTgtggtgtgggggtgtgtgtgtgtgtgtgtgtgtgtgtgtgtgtgtgtgtgtgtttaactttctTCCAATGGGGGACAGGGCTGAGGGTGGAGGAGTGGGTG
Encoded proteins:
- the LOC117800786 gene encoding uncharacterized protein LOC117800786 isoform X1, producing the protein MANTLESSFMALSILCPPPSPGISVTESWRSARRTFRAWFVSLSTSRCVRLWYVSPASVSHGLSVRLLVDIWVVSQVHLSGTFLAKSSCGRVLSFLWNKHLGLEWLDHGVGVQYIRFPSWPGHPALQPEWLRVPAAPHRRQHSGSGVGMCGVVTPARATLLAPAFPSPWTSHLLMPSHAYWVGQCPSLQNVAVFGKRVIVGARKSRPPWIGGAPNPVINTNTAERCPCDQGSRRGACGHRPRNSEPLEAAGGSGDPSLECPGEVGPCLALTLIRLLASKTVRTCLFRVEPSGLWSLVTATSGREQPRNPSGALARTQGLEGVRGRAAWQSSAFRRGARPPLGTHCLTSVIP
- the LOC117800786 gene encoding uncharacterized protein LOC117800786 isoform X2, with the protein product MANTLESSFMALSILCPPPSPGISVTESWRSARRTFRAWFVSLSTSRCVRLWYVSPASVSHGLSVRLLVDIWVVSQVHLSGTFLAKSSCGRVLSFLWNKHLGLEWLDHGVGVQYIRFPSWPGHPALQPEWLRVPAAPHRRQHSGSGVGMCGVVTPARATLLAPAFPSPWTSHLLMPSHAYWVGQCPSLQNVAVFGKRVIVGARKSRPPWIGGAPNPVINTNTAERCPCDQGSRRGACGHRPRNSEPLEAAGGSGDPSLECPGEVGPCLVLTLIRLLASKTVRTCLFRVKPSDVYGHLLRPHQEGNSPATRQELLHGLKGWRE